In Streptomyces camelliae, the sequence CGTAGCGCGGGTCGTGCGCCTGGGAGAACTCGGAGTCGTCCGCGAGCGGCGGGGGCGGGGTGTCGTACGAGCGGCGCCAGAGCATGAACTGCTCTTCGCCGAACTCGGCCAGCGTCGCCGCCTTGTCCTTGCCCTGCAGGGCGCCGTAGTGGCGCTCGTTCAGGCGCCAGCTGCGGTGGACCGGGATCCAGTGGCGGTCGGCGGCCTCCAGGGCCAGCTGCGCGGTGCGGATCGCGCGCTTCTGGAGGGACGTGTGGACCACGTCGGGGAGAAGGTCGGCGTCCTTCAGGAGCTCGCCACCGCGGACTGCCTCCTTCTCGCCCTTCTCGTTGAGGTTGACGTCCACCCAGCCGGTGAACAGGTTCTTCGCGTTCCACTCGCTCTCGCCGTGGCGGAGGAGGATCAGCTTGTACGGTGCGTCGGCCATGGGAAAGAGCGTAATCCACCCGTTCGGGGCGCCGCCCGGGTCGGCCGATGGGTGGACAGTTGACGGCATCTGTTAATCCAGTGGCCGGCGGCATCCCCCTGTTTGTAAGTTGTGCCTACCGCTTGAGCCGCTTACAACGCCCCACGCCGAGGCGTCGTACACCCATGGGGGGATCCGCCATGTCCGCCGCCCGTCTCCGACGTGCCGCCCGGGAGACCGTCTCCGGGCTCCCCCGTGAGTTCTGGTGGCTGTGGACCAGCACCCTGGTCAACCGGCTCGGCGCCTTCGTGGCCACCTTCATGGCCCTCTACCTCACCCTCGACCGCGGCTACTCCGCCTCGTACGCCGGTCTCGTCGCCTCGCTGCACGGGCTCGGCGGGGTCGTCTCCTCGCTGGGCGGCGGGGTGATGGCCGACCGGCTGGGCAGGCGGCCGACCCTGCTGATCGCGCAGTCCGCGACGGCCGCCTCGGTCGCGCTGCTCGGCTTCATGACCGACCCGGCCGCCATCGCCGCCGTCGCCTTCCTCGTGGGCATGGCCTCCAACGCCTCGCGCCCGGCCGTGCAGGCGATGATGGCCGACATCGTCCGTCCCGAGGACCGCCTCCGCGCCTTCTCCCTGAACTACTGGGCCATCAACCTCGGGTTCGCCGTCTCCTCCATGGCCGCCGGGTTCATCGCCGAGTTCAGCTATCTCGCCGGGTTCCTGATCGAGGCCGGGATGACGGCCGGCTGCGCGCTCGTCGTCTTCCTGAAGGTGCCCGAGTCCCGCCCCGCGCTCACGGCCAAGCAGGCGGAGGACGAGGTCAGCCTCAAGGCCGTGCTGCGCGACGGGCGCTACATGGCCGTCGTCGGCCTGTCCTTCCTGGTCGCCCTGATCTTCCAGCAGGGGTCCGTCGGACTGCCGGTGGCCATGGGGGAGGCCGGGTTCTCGCCCGCCGACTACGGCCTCGCCATCGCGGTCAACGGCATCCTGATCGTCGCCCTGCAGATCCCGGTCACCCGGTTCATCGAGCACCGCGACCCGCGCACCCTGCTGATCGTCTCCTCGGTGCTCGCCGGCTACGGCTTCGGTCTCACGGCCTTCGCGGGCTCGGTCGGCGTCTTCATGGTCACCGTGTGCGTCTGGACCCTCGCCGAGATCGTCAACGCGCCCACCCAGACCGGCCTCGTCGTCCGCCTGTCCCCGGTGCACGGCCGCGGCCGCTACCAGGGCGTCTACACCCTGTCCTGGTCGGTCGCCGCCCTGGTCGCCCCGCTGATGTCCGGCGCGGTCATCGACCGGTGGGGTGCGCAGTGGCTGTGGGGGATGTGCGCGGTGGTGGGGACGGTCGCCGGGCTGGGGTACGGGGTGCTCATGCGGAGGCTGCCGACCGAGCGGCCGGCGGCCGAGCGGAGCGGCGCGCGTGCCGCCGGATCGGCGTCGACCATTTAATTCCAGTGGCCGACCATCTCATTAATTCCAGTGGCCGACCATCTCATTCCAGTATTCACGGAATGTAATTGCACGCATATTCATAAGTCTTCGCCGCTGCGTCAACAGGCACTCGAAAACTCCCCTTTCGAGCCACCTGGATCCCTCGAACGCCCCAAACCCCGCTTCCGGGAGCCGTCGTTAGCTCACCGTGACGCGATTGGACTGGTGCACTGCCGAAGATAATCCGACGACGCTCCACTGGGGTGATGAGGTGGACCGCACGTCGTGCTCGGACCTGCTTGTCGATTTTCTGAAGAGACTCAGCGCAATGGAAAATGAATACTGGCGGGCCATGGCGGATCTGTACGGGGCGTCCTGAGGCTGGGCCCGGAGGTTTATCGATGGACAGGATTCATCACGACACAGGCTGCTACGACGCGGGCCGCTACGACGCGGGCCGTTACGACGACGCGGGCCGCTACGACTCCGGTCTCTACGACGACGCCTGGAGCGTGCCGGACGCGGGCATGGCGCCGAACGACTGGGACCCGGTCGAGGAACTGGCCCAGATGCTGGCCGCGCCGACCGTCGCCATCCCCGTTCCCGACCCGCCGACCGTGCCGGCCCCGCGCCGGAGCAGCCGGCGGCGGGTCCGCCAGGAATCCCATCTGCTCGACGGCGGCCGTCGTATCACCCACATCACGCTGCTGATCGTGGCGGTCTCGCTGTGTGCGGTGTGCATGCTGGCATGGTCCGTCTGCTATTCGTACGGCCAATTGTGCGTGATCGCCTCGTCGGTGCTGCCGGCGAGTCTCGCGAAATGCTGGCCGCTGACGGTGTACGGGCCCTGGTTCGTGGCGGCGCTCTCCGTCCTGCGGGCCACCGCACAACGCCGGGGTGCGCGGCGATCCTGGGGCGTGGTGCTGGCGGCCTCCGCGATGG encodes:
- a CDS encoding phosphoglyceromutase, which codes for MADAPYKLILLRHGESEWNAKNLFTGWVDVNLNEKGEKEAVRGGELLKDADLLPDVVHTSLQKRAIRTAQLALEAADRHWIPVHRSWRLNERHYGALQGKDKAATLAEFGEEQFMLWRRSYDTPPPPLADDSEFSQAHDPRYASIPPELRPATECLKDVVVRMLPYWYDGIVPDLLAGRTVLVAAHGNSLRALVKHLDGISDADIAGLNIPTGIPLSYELDENFKPVTPGGTYLDPEAAAAAIEAVKNQGKKK
- a CDS encoding DUF2637 domain-containing protein yields the protein MDRIHHDTGCYDAGRYDAGRYDDAGRYDSGLYDDAWSVPDAGMAPNDWDPVEELAQMLAAPTVAIPVPDPPTVPAPRRSSRRRVRQESHLLDGGRRITHITLLIVAVSLCAVCMLAWSVCYSYGQLCVIASSVLPASLAKCWPLTVYGPWFVAALSVLRATAQRRGARRSWGVVLAASAMAVALCVSHSSHALLSLVIFGIPPVTALVCFWELVGQISTRSRARHATYTDPPNSLP
- a CDS encoding MDR family MFS transporter, producing MSAARLRRAARETVSGLPREFWWLWTSTLVNRLGAFVATFMALYLTLDRGYSASYAGLVASLHGLGGVVSSLGGGVMADRLGRRPTLLIAQSATAASVALLGFMTDPAAIAAVAFLVGMASNASRPAVQAMMADIVRPEDRLRAFSLNYWAINLGFAVSSMAAGFIAEFSYLAGFLIEAGMTAGCALVVFLKVPESRPALTAKQAEDEVSLKAVLRDGRYMAVVGLSFLVALIFQQGSVGLPVAMGEAGFSPADYGLAIAVNGILIVALQIPVTRFIEHRDPRTLLIVSSVLAGYGFGLTAFAGSVGVFMVTVCVWTLAEIVNAPTQTGLVVRLSPVHGRGRYQGVYTLSWSVAALVAPLMSGAVIDRWGAQWLWGMCAVVGTVAGLGYGVLMRRLPTERPAAERSGARAAGSASTI